A window of Macrotis lagotis isolate mMagLag1 chromosome 1, bilby.v1.9.chrom.fasta, whole genome shotgun sequence genomic DNA:
tctctcccacactttctttctgagtcttccaaatactgaactagttcTAGAAATGCTTGTGTCAATCTTGttgtcaatgtgtatctccctgaaaAGGACATTGCCAagttaagtgaacttgtccacagtactcaaaacttctccatttgctgtaatcgatgattccacatatggatggtgtggtgctggctaatggaacacttatgttttcttggtgttttcagatcaaaattagcacaagcaccAGACAATCAATCCAtcctttgttgtatctcagcttgaGATAATGCACTGAGCACACAATCACTGGCAAACAGAAGATTATACATCAATACTccctactttggtcttggcttgtagccttttcaagttgaagaatcaTCCATCAGTGTGGTAACTGATCTTGATGCTTCATTCATCCTTAGTGAAGGTACTTGATAACaaggctgaaaacatcatactaaaaacaTGGAAGCAAGGGCATATCCCTTTTTCATACCATTGGTGACCAGGAACTCTTGAGGGCATCGTTCAATATCCAGACCTGAGAAAGCATGCTGACATGAAAATGATGTACAATGCTGAGAAACTTCTCCGagcaaacaaattttgacataattttccataagccttcACAACTGATGGTACCAAAGTCTTGGTCACattgtatacagatctctgttctgttcctggcatttttcttgaAGTTGTCAAGCAGTAGAactatatcaactgttcctcaccCTTCCTGAAGCCATACTGACTCTCAGACCATCTTCCAGGAGAcagatcagcctattgagaaggattctggtaagaatcttaccagcaataactaaaagagaaatatccctgtaTTGTCACAgtacaatctattccctttacctttgcAGAGATGGACTatgaaggcatccttgaattcttgtgGGATAACCTCTTAATGACACATAACTTGGAGAATTTCAGTaagcttttggatgagcaatggaacccctaccttgtagatctcagctggaatagcaTCAGCACCAGGTGTTTTGCCCCTTGAAAGGATGAATGCATTctaaacctcttcttcagttggaacttcagctagggactgattgatttCAATTCAGTTTCAATTTCATGTTAATGGTCAATGACTTCTCCATTGACTGAAGACAATGcattaaaaatactttgaaactTGTTCAGTCCATTTCTTTAAGATCATGCCCCTAACATTAACCAATGaagatccatcagcactgagtagctgagatgcaACTCAGGTCTTTGGTCCAAAATTAAGATTAAGCTGATTATATCCCTGTCATGGTCTTGACATATTGGTTACTAAGTGATTTCCAGGTGTGGATTACATATCATTTATCACTTTGGAATCAACTGCttcctttatttgtaaaatacttggaACCCATTCAGTTGaaaaaaccatgaatggttggactctagagaagcatggaaagaataacaagacctgctgaatgaaggaagcagagcctagagaacattgtacactttaaaaacaacattgtgagttgatcaactatgatagatgtagctcctctcagtaattcagagatctaagacaaccctggaagacctattatggacaatgaacactatgttcactttttaaaaatttctcttatgttttttcttcctttgccatggttttctttcttttcccttaaacctaattctTCTTAcccaaaataactaatatataaatgtgttaaACACAAAAGCACAAGAACAATATATACTGAATTGTTTGCAAttgagggtgggggaagggaaggtggaagaaaattgtgtaacataaatatgcaagtggatgaatatttaaaaactttcataatgtaataggaaaaataaaatatcaatcaaaaaattgGGGGAGCAGCTGGGTTGTACAGTGGATGGaatgttgggtctggagtcaggaagacttatctttatgagttcaaatccaacctcagatacttactagctgtatgaccttgaactgtttgtctcaatttcttcatctataaaatgagaagaaaatagcaaaccattctagtaattttgcaaagaaaactccaaatggaatcacagattcagacataactgaaaaatgattaaacaacaaaagaTTAATAATAGGATCAAAGGTTTGAGAACGAAAAGGAACTTAATAGACCTAATCCAAAACCCAAAAGGGAATTGTCATAAATCTCATAATTAGCTAATAATAGATCCAGAACCTAATCCCAGGCTTCTAGATTCCCTTACACAAAATCTTCTCCACTTGTAGTTCAGTGGACATGCACAATTTTTGAGTGGTTAGCTCAATTGATATGAGCACCATATCAACTGGACCTGGTTAAGTGATTTTGCTAAGGTCACTAGGGGCCATAAGAAACAAAGAAGTAGATCTGGAGTtgagaaaacctgagttcaaattcaacctcagacataaATAAGATGGGTGATCCTGGAAAAGTTACTTTAACCTCTAGTGGCTGCAGTTTCCTAATGAGATTAATAATATCACCTTCCCCCTAGGTTTATtgtgaaaaatgataaaatatctgtggaacattttacaaatcttaaagtgcttatAACTGCTACCTATGAATATGATTTAAATTGCTATTAGTGGTTTGCCATGTGAAGATGAAACTAGCAGTCATTCATTGTCAGTTGTTTCTACTCTGTAGATCATTTTTCCATTATTAATGATGAATTTGAATCTACCTTCTTGTTGGGCAGCATTCTTTGCAAACAATGAGCAGGAATTTCTAGGATAACTGATAAATGACAGACACAGTCATGTAACAGTGCTCCATCAGGGTCAAACCAATATATCATTTACATGATGATGCCTACAGCAGAGTTTAGCAATCAATAAGAGCACTGGATGAAGAGTCAGGAAAATGGGGTTCTGACCAGTTCCACTTAAGTAGCCTAGAAGTTTgggtcaagtcacttcatttctcgtgttctgggttttcttttctgtaaagtaAGGCAACTAGACTGGATGATTACCAAGGGTCCCTTTCATTCTAAAATACTGTGAGGCTATGCTATAGAGTCTGTAGGAAAAAACCAAGGATTTTCACATGTTTGCTGCTGGCCAGGTCTATAGCATTGAACTAAAATGAATATCTTCAGTCTTTGGGGAGGGGACAGGGAGTGATCCTTTTGCTAGAAAAATCATCTGAATTTCCTTGAAACAATTCTAACCATCCTGAAGTAGCCCACTCCTACACATTCTCATTATTATTGTCCCCCTTCCTTTCTGCCACTTGCTTTGTAAATAATAATCAAATGAACACTACCATTACTTCTGTTAAGTGATTCTCCTTTAGATCATCACATACTATCTAAGGACTCTTCAAACAAAAATTTCCTTCACTGGCCAGCTATCCTCCTCTATATATGGTCTCTTTATTAGAATGCATGCTATTTAAGAACTGGGATGAactcaattttatatttatattcctagaACTTAGTACAGTGCATGCCACAGTAATTGTTTAACAAAAACTTCAGTCATTTGTCATAAAAGAGGTAAAAAGAAGTCCCCTTAAGGAAGATCTCTTGATTTCAGCTGGAATTTAACTTGCTTTCTTTCATGAGCAAAGAGCAGGAATTTAGAGACTGGATCTATTGATACTAATGACATTTAAATAGTAgtttatattatcttatttaagcTTCATAAAAACAACGCAAGTTAATGTTTGGAAGTATgcttcttcccattttacagatgaggaaacttaagtcAATTTGTCTATGATCACATACCTAGACAAACTATATCTATTGGTTTCCAAGCCCAGCATTCCACCtgagtggaggaggaggaggagaaggaggatgCTTCAGTGAAACATGACCTTCAAATAGATCTTTGGAAATTTCTTGTTGAATAGTTCTGGGGGAATAAGTATCTTTCCTCTACAGACAACTGAgttgatttttataaaataaaggatgTACACTGTTTCCCAGCTCTCCTGAAGCTGAAGAAGTCTagcctcttttaaaaaatacctcaGTTGATCTGTTAAggaaatgtcatccacatccagataagaaattatgaattctGGATGCAgagtaattttgaaaattaataaggatagggaaggaaacttcATCTTCCTAAAAGTTACCCTAGGcagtgaagtaatatcaatattaaacatatatgcaccaagtggcataGAATTCACATGCTTAAAAGTAAAGTTCAATGATTTACAGTCTTAGAAAAACTATATTAATGGGAGaaagataaatctaactacaaaataaacaagtcCTTAAGGAGGTAggtataatttaagaaaaattagatatgatagacctctggaaaaaattgaatgggtataaaaaggaatataactaTTTCTCAACAATATACGGCACTCATACAGAAATTGACCTTGCATTAGACCTTCAAAACCTCACACTTAAATCCAGAAAGGCTGAAATATTAGATGAATTCTTTTCAAAACATGATGCAATAATCCActtgtaataaagggccatgggaagaaagaataaaaattcattggaaactaaataacctaattttaaggaatgagaAGATCAAAtagtaaatcatagaaataatcgaTAATTAtgagacaataaaaataataaaatataaaaaaaaaacttgtgggatgcagccagaacagttatatctctaaatgcttatgtgaataaaatagagaaagaggagatcaatgaattgtgcatgcagctaaaaaagctagaaagagagcaaattaaaaatccccaattaaataccagatttgaaattccaaaattcaaaggagagattaataaaatagaaagtaagaaaactattgaactaataaataaaattgagttggcattatgaaaaaatcaataaaatagataaagtttGGTTAAATtgattcaaaagaagaaagataaacacCAAAatgcatcaaaaatgaaaagggtgaactcaccaccagtgagaaaattaaagtaataattcagagcaattttatctgacaatataaatgaaatagatgaatatttaaaatatataaattgcccagattaacagaggaggaaataatataaataacctcatttcagatgaagaaattgaataagcatTAATgcaatccctaagaaaaaatctccaaggatagatggatttataagtgaattcaaatatttaaagaacaagtaattccaattccatataaaatatttgaaaaaatagtcaaagaagttctgtcaaatttcttttatgacaccaatatgatgctgaaacctaaacaaggaagagccaaaacaaagaaaattatagactaatattgccaatgaaaattttaaatgtaaaaattttaaataaaatattagcaaagagattacaagttatcactagaataataacATTATAGTCAGctagaatttataccagaaattGTATAaagatggttcagtattaggaaaattatcacatgaccatatcaataataaaactaacagaaatcatagggttatctcaatagatgctgcaaaaacttttgacaaaatacagtacttGTTCCTCTTAAAAACACTAGTGAAtagaggaataaatggagatttcctaaaaatgattagcagtatctatctaaaaccctTAGCAAACAATGGggattgaatttaatttaatggtgataaactagaagcattactattaagatcaggggtaagggcggctaggtggtgcagtggataaagcactggctctggagtcaggagtacctaggttcaaatccggtctcagacacttaataattacctagctgtgtggccttgggcaagccacttaaccccatttgccttgcaaaaacctaattaaaaaagatcaggggtaaaacaaggatttcCATTATCACCAATTTTATtcgatattgtattagaaattataggtttagcaataaaaagaaaaagaaatggaaggaaatacattctgcaatgaggaaacaaaactctcactctttgaagatgatatgattatataaagaatcctagaaaaatcaaggaaaaaatgcttgaaaaaaGTAACGTTTAACAAAGTAGCCAGAtataaataaacccacatatattatcagcatttctatatattaccaacataGTCCAGCagcaagatagaaagaaaaattgcatATAAACTAACTATAGaccacataaaatacttgggaatgtacctgtcaaggcaaactcagaaactatatgaacacaaatacaaaacatttttcacacaaaaaaagtcagagttaaacaatggaaaaacatgacaattctacctgaATTAAATTAATCATTCAGTAATTTACTATCAAAAAGTTATgataaagagctagaaaaaaagtaacaaaattcatatagaGGAACAAAAACTCAAgtatatcaagagaattaatgaaaaacattattagTCTTAcaagatataaaactatattataaagcaacagtcaagATTGTCtagtactagctaagaaatagcatggtgaatcagtggaatggattaaatacaaaataaagagtattaaatgactataataatttaTTGGTTGATAGATCCAAAGACTCTAGCTTCCaagataaaaactcactatttgacaaaaatggttaagaaaactagaaaatggcatggcagaaactaggcaaagagcaacatctcacatcctatagcaagataaagtcaaaatgtatataatatttaaacataaaggatgataccataagacaattaggagaacaaggaatggcTTCTTGTCATAcctatggagaggggaggattttatgatcaaacaagagaacattataatattatgtatatatgaacattatgaaatgcaaaatgcatATATTTGATTAACTTTAAAAGTTTCATATAAATAAAGTATAAATGCAGTaaatattagaaggaatgtagaaagttgggaaaatattttcacaactagtattgctgataaaggactcatttccaaaatatatagagaactgaatcaaatttataagactccaagtcattctccaattgataaatgctcaaaggatatgaacaattttcagatgaagaaataaaactacactcatatgaaaaaatgctcttaatcattactgattagataattgcaaattaaaacaaccttgaagTATTACCTCATTCCTATCATTggccaaaatgacaaaaaaaaaaaaaaaggatcaatgtTATaaaggatgtaggaaaactgaaaaCTTGATGTACTGTTGGTAGCATTATGAACTGTTGGGAACCATTGTCtatgggagtattgtgaattatcttcatctggtgtccttgaacaccagaatctTATCATATTAAGTTCCATggaatgggagtggattagagactggaaaggtatttaggcactggtgttttggcgaataaacagagcacttggagatcttgagggAGAACTTTTCTCTTTTGTAGTCCtagtctcccacccctccaatgcttgcctggggaagattgaaggagtccAAAAGTGGAACTCGACAATTAACTAATCTAGcaattctagagagcaatttggaattatatccaaagccagcaataccactactaggtcccAAAGACagcataaaaaggggaaaagacccacatgtacaaaaatatttatagaagttcttaattagtagcaaagaattagaaattgatggtatgcccatcagttgggaatgactgaacaaaatatgtcatatgactgtaatggaatactattcttctgCAAGAAATCATGTATGGGCAGATTgcagaaagacctggaaaggtcttcatgaactgatgctgagtaaagtgagcagaattagaagCCTGTACACATTTAAAATGCCAGcccacatccaggaaaaaaatatggagtctgaatgcaaagcaaagcatactatgttcacttcttaaatctttttattttttctttctttcttatgtttttttccctttaattctgattcttctgtaatatggaaatatggaaagaagtgaaggaaggggagggtgtttgaaaaatgaggaactcaaaagtttatgaGTGGTGTTGAAAGgtgaatgataaaaaaaactatctttccatgtaattagaaaaaataaaatataatattttgtggaaaaaaaaagtctatcatGTGACAAGAGGAATTAGAGTTATTCTATTAGACAAGGGAAgtcagaataaggaaaaaaatgaatgaaagagtcAAATTTTGGCCTAATGTCAGAGAAAGCATCCTAAAACTTATGACTATTCACAAGTGGAATGAGCTCCTTAAGAAGGCTGGCTTCTCCTCCACGGGGGTATTTATCAGAGGCTGGATGATCTTTTGTCCAATACAGCAAAGAGCTAAACTCAAATTTAATGACTGTGTAGTTTCCTGTATTGAAAATACAAAGAGACaaatttcagttcaatttaaggaaaaaaatctctaataGAGCTGTCCAAAAGGGAATAAGCCTTCCTCATGAAAAGGAGTGGGTTCTTCTTCACTAGATTTCTTCAAGTTGAGATTGGATTGATAATAGTTAAATTCCAAAGGATTTGGCTTCAAGTATGGGTTTGGATTTGATAAATTCTGAGGTTCCTACTAGATGTAACCTTTTATGATTTATCCAATGCTATGAAATATGAAGTTATTGAATCTTATGTAATGTCCATAGTATTTGTTCTAAACATCCAATTCCTTCTACTTTCTAGAGACAGCAAGCCAGGAATAATTCAGCTATTGATCTTCACACAAGCAACTCCAGGCTAGATCTGGTCACAactttcaacattttttattCCTATTCTGGTGCAAATTTGTTTTGGCTATGAACAGCATGAACACCCTCTTGGATCCATATAGGCATGCTGGGAAGCcattaaaataaacaacaaagcaTCAACAATTTCAGCTCCAAAGAATCAATAACTACAATCTATACTACCCTCATGTCTCAAGAAACACAAAGTTCCTAAAAGTTcaagataatagatagatagatacatatatacatacatacatacatacacatacacacaaatacatatattcacttatataaatacacacttagctagatagagatagattatatatatgcgtgtgtgtgtgtatgcatattaCAAAGAATTGTTTCAACTGGTAACACCTATTTTGCATATTAGATtctactggggaaaaaaagagtagtGAAAGGAAAGATTTATGGCAAAATCCTCAGGATCAACATCATTGCTTTTATgcctttatttccattttccatccCCATAAGCCCAAGATGGTAGTCAGGATTAACCATCCTGTCATGAAAATAATACATCCATTCATTATTCTCTCATATATTTTGTAGTCTAATCAGATGGATTCATTCATGGCTGGATTCAATGTCAAAGatcctttctcatgatctctcCTCTTATtgatctttcctttccatttcattgAGAAAAACTGATCTAAGATTGtagttacttttttctttgtctcattcATTGATTTTGAGTCTTTGGTCTCTTTAGGAAATTTATTTCTAGTGACCCCAAGTTTATGAGAAAATtgtcttcaggggcagctaggtggcgtagtggataaagcaccagccttggagtcaggagtacctgggttcaaatccggtctcagacacttaataatcacctggctgtgtggccttgggcaagccacttaaccccatttgccttgcaaaaaaaaaaaaacctaataaagaAAATTGTCTTCTTCATAGATCTTTTGGAATATCATTCAGATTTCTTATCATTAAACCAATTATTCCCAGAGATAAACATAGAAAAAGGCTCCCAAGGACAAAGTGATATGTTTACCAAATACAAAGGTTCATTTCTGGCCCATAACTAAGTCAGGATTTGGACTTTTGTCTCTGAAGGGAGAGCATGGTGATTACTCGAATGCGGATCTCCTTAGTCTTTACCCCATATACAATGGGATTTGCCACAGGAGGAACTAAGAGGTAGATGTTAGAAAGGAGAATATGGACATAAGGAGCCACATGGTGGCCATATCGGTGAGCCAGAAAAGAGAAGAGTCCCAGTGAATAGCTGAGTGCTATGATGGTAATGTGAGCTGAGCATGTGTTGACTGCTTTGATCCTGGTCTCCTTCCCCGGCAGCCTCAGGACAGCCCTGAAGATAAGAATGTAGGAGGTAGAGATAAAGGAGATATCACACCAGCAAACACTCAGGATTGCAGCCAAACCATAAAACTTGTTGACTCTAATGTCACCTACAGCCAGTTTCACCACTGCCATGTGCTCACAGTAAGAATGAGCTACCACTGTGGAATGGAATGATTTTAATCTCAGTTTAATAAGGATAGGGCAAAAAGAACTGAGAATCACAGCCCTCATAATTGCTATTATTGCAATCCCCAGTAGGACTTGTGGAGTCAGGATAGCTGTGTACCTC
This region includes:
- the LOC141490643 gene encoding olfactory receptor 52A1-like, which encodes MYNMRDSNVTFVNPLYFTLLGVPGLESVQHWIGIPFFIMILLALVGNCTILFVIWRDPSLHQPMYLLLAILAIIDLSIFLVLFPKTLAILWFNVRDIEFNACLTQMFFVHALAAFEAGILVAMALDRYVAICRPLRYTAILTPQVLLGIAIIAIMRAVILSSFCPILIKLRLKSFHSTVVAHSYCEHMAVVKLAVGDIRVNKFYGLAAILSVCWCDISFISTSYILIFRAVLRLPGKETRIKAVNTCSAHITIIALSYSLGLFSFLAHRYGHHVAPYVHILLSNIYLLVPPVANPIVYGVKTKEIRIRVITMLSLQRQKSKS